In Mesorhizobium sp. 113-3-3, a genomic segment contains:
- a CDS encoding class I SAM-dependent methyltransferase codes for MQTVFDGQSLITAEIIAGSLPRGKLDHHGEEFETARAELALILHATQQQIEQQKFPAEIVRRLLSLLSGLRAKVHPDVWQALIPVAQNHPILKYFLEDPLTHWSFTKPRGYSGDAQLLDYIYCDPHVAESVANASEIGKALYSHTQNVPSCVAARERRDLLTRYVDETAAKNGPETEVLAIAAGHLREANRSVALAEGRLKRWVALDQDPQSVGLIARDFQGTAVEAIDGSVRTVLTRSHKLGKFDLIYASGLYDYLQHNVAVKLTKTCLQMLKPNGTFLFANYAEGTPDAGYRETFMDWVLLLRSEVDMWNIVNASVDRNAVEAKVYFGENRNVLYAVIEKRG; via the coding sequence GTGCAAACCGTGTTTGATGGCCAAAGCCTGATCACCGCCGAGATCATCGCCGGTAGTCTGCCCCGGGGTAAGCTCGATCATCACGGCGAAGAGTTCGAAACCGCCCGCGCGGAACTGGCGCTCATCCTGCACGCGACACAGCAGCAGATCGAGCAGCAAAAATTTCCCGCCGAGATCGTTCGCCGGCTGTTGTCGCTGCTCAGCGGGTTGCGGGCCAAGGTGCATCCCGACGTCTGGCAGGCCTTGATACCGGTGGCGCAGAACCACCCGATCCTGAAGTATTTTCTCGAGGATCCGCTGACGCACTGGTCTTTCACCAAGCCCAGGGGCTATTCCGGCGACGCGCAACTGCTCGACTACATCTATTGCGACCCGCACGTGGCCGAGAGCGTGGCCAACGCCTCGGAGATCGGCAAGGCGCTCTACAGCCATACCCAGAACGTTCCGTCATGCGTGGCGGCACGCGAACGGCGCGATCTGCTGACCCGCTATGTCGACGAGACGGCGGCCAAGAACGGACCCGAAACCGAGGTGCTGGCGATCGCTGCCGGCCATCTGCGCGAAGCCAACCGCTCCGTCGCCTTGGCCGAGGGCCGTCTCAAGCGCTGGGTCGCGCTCGACCAGGATCCGCAGAGCGTCGGGCTGATCGCACGCGACTTCCAGGGCACCGCCGTCGAGGCCATCGACGGCTCGGTGCGGACCGTGCTGACCAGAAGCCACAAGCTCGGCAAGTTCGACCTGATCTACGCCTCCGGCCTCTACGACTACCTCCAGCACAACGTCGCCGTGAAACTCACCAAGACCTGCCTGCAGATGCTGAAGCCGAACGGCACGTTCCTGTTCGCCAACTACGCCGAGGGCACCCCTGACGCCGGCTACCGCGAAACCTTCATGGACTGGGTGCTGCTGCTGCGCTCGGAGGTCGACATGTGGAACATCGTCAACGCCAGCGTCGACCGCAACGCCGTCGAGGCCAAGGTGTATTTTGGCGAGAACCGCAATGTGCTGTACGCGGTGATCGAAAAGCGCGGGTAA